In Arthrobacter sp. B3I9, the following are encoded in one genomic region:
- a CDS encoding creatininase has protein sequence MDKSVFLEDMDAFTYREALASGEAVVLIPVGSLEQHGPHLPLGTDSVLSCRFAEGVATRLGALVAQPVAYGYKSQQKSGGGNHLPGTTSLDGTTLIGVARNLVKSFLNQGVRHVVFINGHFENYQFLYEGIDLALEDLGIKSGAEQSVLLLSYWDFVSQDTLTQVYPAGFPGWDIEHGGVLETSLMLHLEPARVAMDRLVDGPAAVLPRFDRLPVVPERTPATGCLSSAAGSSAAKGSLLYGQVIDDLAADIASELLREPAAAAVPLAG, from the coding sequence ATGGACAAGTCAGTATTTCTGGAGGACATGGATGCCTTCACCTACCGCGAAGCCCTGGCCTCCGGGGAAGCGGTGGTCCTCATCCCCGTCGGCTCGCTGGAACAGCACGGGCCGCACCTCCCGCTGGGAACGGACAGCGTCCTGTCATGCCGTTTCGCTGAGGGTGTCGCCACGCGGCTGGGTGCGCTGGTGGCCCAGCCCGTCGCCTACGGATACAAGTCACAGCAGAAGTCCGGCGGGGGAAACCACCTTCCCGGCACCACCAGCCTGGATGGGACCACCCTCATCGGGGTGGCGCGCAACCTGGTTAAGTCCTTTTTGAACCAGGGCGTCCGGCACGTGGTCTTCATCAACGGCCACTTCGAGAACTACCAGTTCCTCTACGAGGGCATCGACCTGGCCCTGGAAGACCTGGGGATCAAATCCGGCGCGGAGCAGAGTGTGCTGCTGCTGTCCTACTGGGACTTTGTCAGCCAGGACACCCTCACGCAGGTCTACCCTGCCGGCTTCCCGGGCTGGGACATCGAGCACGGGGGTGTCCTCGAAACCTCGCTCATGCTGCACCTGGAACCTGCCCGGGTGGCAATGGACCGCCTGGTGGACGGCCCGGCGGCCGTCCTGCCACGCTTTGACCGGCTCCCCGTGGTGCCCGAGCGCACGCCGGCCACCGGCTGCCTCTCCTCGGCGGCGGGGTCCAGCGCCGCAAAGGGGAGCCTGCTGTACGGGCAAGTGATTGACGACCTGGCCGCCGACATTGCGAGTGAACTGCTCCGGGAACCCGCCGCGGCGGCTGTTCCGCTGGCAGGCTAA
- a CDS encoding MOSC domain-containing protein, producing MTASYRYDVEVLHLLVSPAHAYFGRASEGAADVPATDAGQATLVAGKGIVGDRFFGKAAHMDAAVTVFAVEALEAMAAELGTAPFDPLLTRRNVVIRGAELAPLLGHDFALETRGELVRLKAGRPAHPCVWMDEMLAPGAHKAMRGRGGVRCQVLSGGVLYRGPAVLVSPVPLDPGRAGDANLLRPSRLP from the coding sequence ATGACGGCTAGCTACAGATACGACGTCGAGGTGCTGCATCTGCTGGTGTCGCCGGCCCACGCCTACTTCGGCCGCGCCAGCGAAGGCGCCGCTGACGTCCCCGCCACCGACGCCGGCCAGGCGACGCTGGTGGCCGGCAAGGGAATCGTCGGGGACCGGTTCTTCGGCAAGGCCGCGCACATGGATGCCGCCGTCACGGTGTTCGCCGTCGAGGCCCTCGAAGCAATGGCCGCCGAGCTGGGAACGGCACCTTTTGACCCGCTGCTGACGCGTCGCAATGTGGTCATTCGAGGAGCCGAGCTGGCGCCGCTGCTCGGCCACGATTTCGCACTGGAGACCCGCGGAGAGCTGGTGCGGCTCAAGGCCGGGCGCCCTGCGCACCCTTGCGTGTGGATGGATGAGATGCTCGCCCCCGGCGCCCATAAGGCCATGCGCGGGCGCGGCGGCGTGCGGTGCCAGGTGCTTTCCGGCGGCGTCCTGTACCGCGGACCGGCCGTGCTGGTCAGCCCCGTGCCGCTCGATCCCGGGCGCGCGGGCGACGCGAACCTGCTGCGGCCCTCGCGATTGCCTTAG
- a CDS encoding helix-turn-helix domain-containing protein yields MDNHGGAHLGMLMEHPGVEDQAERAMTAVGALVLQLRREAGYSIGSLAAAAGLSPGLLSQIERGQGNPSLTTLIKLSQALKVPVGRFFDTKDQGGALVRRNDRRRLEVAEDNLIYELLTPDMSGQLGMLRAQIAAGWDNEDAPFKHAGEECVTIVQGRLHVCVNGVGYDLEEGDSLTYDSSLPHWYRNPTSEDAVLIGAMTPPSF; encoded by the coding sequence ATGGACAATCACGGCGGCGCCCATCTCGGCATGCTCATGGAACACCCCGGCGTGGAGGACCAGGCCGAGCGCGCGATGACGGCCGTGGGGGCGCTCGTCCTGCAACTCCGGCGCGAAGCCGGGTACAGCATCGGCAGCCTGGCCGCGGCGGCCGGGCTCAGCCCCGGCCTGCTCAGCCAGATCGAGCGCGGCCAGGGCAACCCCTCGCTGACCACGCTCATCAAGCTGTCCCAGGCCCTGAAGGTGCCGGTGGGACGCTTTTTCGACACCAAGGACCAGGGTGGCGCCCTGGTGCGGCGCAATGACAGGCGGCGCCTCGAAGTTGCCGAGGACAACCTCATCTATGAACTCCTGACTCCTGACATGAGCGGGCAGCTGGGTATGCTCCGGGCCCAGATCGCGGCGGGGTGGGACAACGAGGACGCCCCCTTCAAGCATGCCGGTGAGGAGTGTGTGACCATCGTGCAGGGCCGACTCCACGTCTGCGTCAACGGCGTGGGGTATGACCTGGAGGAAGGCGACTCGCTGACCTACGACTCGTCGTTGCCGCACTGGTACCGCAATCCCACGTCGGAGGATGCGGTGCTCATCGGCGCGATGACGCCGCCGTCGTTTTAA
- the argE gene encoding acetylornithine deacetylase has product MTPTTAPAPAAPATADPSAAALAWAKTLVSFDTTSRNSNVAMIQCIADELTAHGITPLIVPSPDGNKANLFATIPAHDGAVTGGIMLAGHTDVVPVDGQAWESDPFTPEVREGRLYGRGTTDMKAFSGAILAFLPEFLSRPLAEPLHFAWTYDEEVGCHGAVVLLEELKARGIHPRIGFVGEPTSMRPVSAHKSSQLYRVTVSGIAAHSSMTSTGVNAIEYAARAIAFIRSLADEHRLTGPFDQTFVVPYTTANVGVVSGGAAVNTVAEKCEFEFEFRTIPGDDPGSVIARIEETLAGLRAEIQQENPAAEIRMDSLGKVPGLNPDGQRDALALAQNLTGQAVEESVVYATEAGLFQQAGIDTVVCGPGSMDQGHTANEYVELTQIAACEDFLQALTAHLSTTERTPQP; this is encoded by the coding sequence ATGACGCCCACCACCGCACCGGCACCCGCCGCTCCGGCCACTGCAGACCCCAGCGCCGCAGCGCTCGCCTGGGCCAAGACGCTTGTCTCGTTCGACACCACCAGCCGCAACTCGAACGTTGCGATGATCCAGTGCATTGCGGACGAGCTCACCGCCCACGGCATCACCCCCCTCATCGTTCCCAGCCCGGACGGCAACAAAGCCAACCTCTTCGCTACCATTCCGGCACACGATGGCGCAGTCACCGGCGGGATCATGCTCGCAGGCCACACCGACGTGGTCCCGGTTGACGGCCAGGCGTGGGAAAGCGACCCCTTCACCCCCGAGGTCCGCGAGGGCCGGCTCTACGGCCGCGGCACCACGGACATGAAGGCCTTCAGCGGCGCAATCCTGGCCTTCCTGCCGGAGTTCCTGTCCCGCCCGCTGGCGGAACCGCTGCACTTCGCCTGGACCTACGATGAAGAGGTCGGATGCCACGGCGCCGTCGTCCTCCTCGAGGAGCTGAAGGCGCGTGGTATCCACCCGCGGATAGGTTTCGTGGGCGAGCCGACCAGCATGCGTCCTGTCTCGGCGCACAAGAGCAGCCAGCTCTACCGCGTCACGGTCAGCGGCATCGCCGCCCACTCCTCGATGACCTCCACCGGTGTCAACGCGATCGAATACGCGGCCAGGGCCATCGCCTTCATCCGTTCCCTCGCAGATGAGCACCGGCTCACCGGCCCGTTCGACCAGACCTTCGTGGTCCCCTACACCACCGCGAATGTCGGCGTCGTAAGCGGCGGGGCAGCAGTCAACACCGTTGCGGAAAAGTGCGAGTTCGAGTTCGAGTTCCGGACCATTCCCGGCGACGACCCGGGATCGGTGATAGCCCGCATCGAGGAAACCCTGGCCGGGCTGAGGGCCGAGATCCAGCAGGAGAACCCGGCAGCGGAGATCCGGATGGACTCGCTGGGCAAAGTTCCCGGCCTCAACCCCGACGGCCAGCGCGATGCACTCGCACTGGCCCAGAACCTCACCGGCCAGGCCGTCGAGGAGTCCGTGGTCTACGCCACCGAGGCCGGCCTTTTCCAGCAGGCCGGAATCGACACCGTGGTGTGCGGCCCCGGCAGCATGGACCAGGGCCACACCGCCAATGAATACGTCGAACTGACCCAGATCGCCGCTTGCGAAGACTTCCTGCAGGCTCTTACTGCCCACCTCTCCACGACCGAACGGACCCCGCAGCCATGA
- a CDS encoding MFS transporter has product MSHQTATSAGSSDQVTDPRPPAVLALEKSNARKAVVAASIGNGLEWFDLIVYGTFAVTISKLFFPTTSEAASLLLTFASFGVSFIMRPLGGILIGRYADKAGRKAGMLVSILVMFVGTLLIVVAPTAAAIGVAASVLVLIARLLQGFATGGEFGTATAYLIEYAPSRKAFYGSWQVATQGGGILLAGIFGFVLNSYLAAQSLESWGWRLPFIFALAIGPVGWYIRSKMEETPEFRATEKSAAPLKETFIGNGGRLWAIVGVVSLGSVGVYIALFMPTYAIVNLGMPKTVAFLSTLIFGVVMSVGSPFIGMLADKVGPARVMTWAAAGTIVVGIPAFLGLIAAPELPTMIVVELVLSVLATAYFAPLPAIMSSMFPARIRSTGLSLGYNIGVTVFGGFAPFILTWLIGSTGSLLVPGYYLVAIAVIAAISLTISRKVYRQA; this is encoded by the coding sequence ATGAGCCATCAAACTGCCACGAGCGCTGGATCCAGCGACCAGGTCACCGACCCCCGTCCGCCGGCCGTCCTGGCCCTCGAAAAAAGCAACGCCCGCAAAGCCGTCGTCGCCGCTTCCATCGGCAACGGCCTCGAGTGGTTCGACCTGATCGTGTACGGCACATTCGCCGTCACCATCTCCAAGCTGTTCTTCCCCACCACGAGCGAAGCCGCGTCGCTGCTTTTGACCTTCGCGTCGTTCGGCGTTTCCTTCATCATGCGGCCACTGGGCGGCATCCTGATCGGGCGCTACGCAGACAAGGCCGGCCGCAAGGCGGGCATGCTGGTTTCCATCCTTGTCATGTTCGTCGGCACCCTGCTCATTGTCGTTGCGCCGACGGCCGCAGCCATCGGGGTGGCCGCGAGTGTTCTGGTGCTGATCGCCCGGCTGCTGCAGGGCTTCGCCACCGGCGGTGAATTCGGCACGGCAACGGCCTACCTGATTGAGTACGCCCCCAGCCGGAAGGCGTTCTACGGAAGCTGGCAGGTGGCCACCCAGGGTGGCGGCATCCTGCTGGCAGGAATCTTCGGATTCGTGCTGAACAGCTATCTCGCCGCGCAGTCGCTCGAGTCCTGGGGCTGGCGTCTGCCGTTCATCTTTGCGCTGGCCATCGGACCGGTGGGCTGGTACATCCGGTCCAAGATGGAGGAAACCCCGGAGTTCAGGGCCACCGAGAAGTCCGCCGCGCCGCTGAAGGAAACCTTCATTGGCAACGGCGGCCGGCTCTGGGCCATCGTCGGCGTTGTGTCCCTCGGGTCCGTGGGCGTCTATATCGCCCTGTTCATGCCGACCTACGCGATCGTGAACCTCGGCATGCCGAAGACCGTGGCGTTCCTGTCCACCCTGATCTTCGGTGTGGTCATGAGCGTCGGTTCCCCGTTCATCGGCATGCTCGCTGACAAGGTGGGCCCGGCCCGGGTCATGACCTGGGCGGCTGCCGGAACCATCGTCGTCGGCATCCCCGCGTTCCTGGGGCTCATCGCTGCGCCGGAATTGCCCACCATGATCGTGGTGGAACTGGTGCTGTCGGTGCTGGCCACGGCCTACTTCGCACCGCTGCCGGCCATCATGTCCTCGATGTTCCCAGCCCGCATCCGGTCCACGGGACTATCGCTGGGCTACAACATCGGCGTCACTGTCTTCGGCGGCTTTGCCCCGTTCATCCTGACGTGGCTGATCGGCAGCACGGGCTCCCTGCTGGTGCCCGGCTACTACCTGGTGGCCATCGCGGTCATCGCGGCGATAAGCCTGACCATTTCGCGGAAGGTCTACCGCCAGGCCTGA
- a CDS encoding GntR family transcriptional regulator, whose amino-acid sequence MNAISPEEEAGPFAARPMLVDQVFEAVLSLLLDDKISTGSPLSIDGLAKRFKVSSTPVREALARLEATGMVRREALRGYKVAPEPTAADVEALLTSRHVLEPALTRIACTNVTDGLVAELEEFNRDLDASRLGGDTFAGYRAYWKADESFHRRIAEATDNEFLLRAYSSIEGHIQRFRLLVQNDMSGEHTVREHQAIIDAFRAHDAEAAMAAMNEHIAGIRSRSSGLTKFAGKNQH is encoded by the coding sequence ATGAACGCCATCTCGCCGGAAGAAGAAGCGGGCCCATTCGCCGCACGTCCCATGCTGGTGGACCAGGTGTTCGAGGCCGTCTTGTCCCTGCTGCTGGACGACAAAATCTCCACCGGCTCGCCGCTGAGCATCGACGGACTGGCCAAGCGTTTCAAGGTGTCCTCCACTCCGGTCCGCGAAGCCCTGGCGCGGCTCGAGGCAACAGGGATGGTCCGGCGCGAGGCACTTCGGGGATACAAGGTCGCTCCGGAACCGACGGCAGCCGACGTAGAGGCGCTCCTGACCTCCCGGCACGTCCTTGAGCCTGCACTCACGCGGATCGCCTGCACCAACGTGACCGACGGGCTGGTGGCCGAACTTGAGGAGTTCAACAGGGATCTCGACGCGTCTCGTCTTGGCGGCGACACCTTCGCCGGCTACCGCGCCTACTGGAAAGCCGATGAGAGCTTTCACCGCCGCATCGCGGAAGCCACGGACAATGAGTTCCTGCTGAGGGCCTACAGCTCAATCGAGGGCCACATTCAGCGGTTCCGGCTCCTGGTGCAGAACGACATGAGCGGCGAACATACAGTGCGGGAACACCAAGCGATCATTGACGCCTTTCGTGCACACGACGCCGAGGCCGCCATGGCCGCGATGAACGAGCACATCGCGGGGATTCGGTCGCGCTCGTCCGGCCTCACAAAATTTGCCGGTAAAAATCAGCACTGA